A region from the Alkalihalophilus pseudofirmus genome encodes:
- a CDS encoding VOC family protein: MIFEMTTQVRVSNIEEGHKWYETLLNKKADFIPHDGFVEWELIPGCWLQVAEGNLTEGNGPLRLGVTNIELERERLIKELNIDSFEIHSRPEVPVKWGTFTDPWGNYLGFFEYLDKNGEQERVKTIIGKIEV; this comes from the coding sequence ATGATCTTTGAAATGACTACACAAGTTCGGGTATCTAATATTGAAGAAGGACATAAGTGGTATGAAACACTTTTAAATAAAAAGGCTGATTTCATTCCACATGATGGCTTTGTTGAGTGGGAACTTATCCCTGGTTGTTGGTTACAGGTAGCAGAAGGTAATTTAACAGAAGGAAATGGTCCCTTACGATTAGGTGTTACAAACATTGAATTAGAAAGAGAAAGACTTATTAAAGAACTAAATATTGATAGTTTTGAAATACATTCAAGACCAGAAGTACCCGTTAAATGGGGTACATTTACTGATCCTTGGGGAAATTATCTTGGATTTTTTGAATACTTAGATAAGAACGGAGAACAAGAGCGAGTAAAGACTATCATAGGGAAAATTGAAGTGTAA
- a CDS encoding transglutaminase-like domain-containing protein has product MNLICESDNLDEYLLELNEVNYSNPIIKKKADELFNPSQTEIEKARIAFEFVRDEISHSWDIQSKRVTCNASEVLDSKEGICYAKSHLLASLLRSQRIPTGFCYQRLMLFDTPEKGYCIHALNAIFIRSLNKWVRVDARGNKEGIDAQFSIEEEKLAFPINEELDEKDYLVIYTKPHPKIVAVLEEYTSVLEMYKHHLPESL; this is encoded by the coding sequence TTGAATTTGATTTGTGAGTCTGACAACTTAGATGAGTATTTACTCGAATTAAATGAAGTTAATTATTCTAACCCAATTATAAAAAAGAAAGCAGATGAACTTTTCAATCCATCTCAAACGGAAATTGAAAAAGCAAGAATAGCTTTTGAATTTGTTCGTGATGAAATTTCCCATTCTTGGGATATTCAATCGAAGCGAGTTACCTGTAATGCTTCGGAAGTATTAGACAGTAAAGAGGGAATTTGCTATGCAAAATCACACCTATTAGCGTCTTTATTACGTTCGCAGCGAATACCAACAGGTTTTTGTTATCAAAGATTGATGTTATTTGATACTCCAGAAAAAGGGTATTGTATTCACGCTTTAAATGCCATCTTCATTAGATCACTTAATAAATGGGTTAGGGTTGATGCTCGTGGAAATAAAGAGGGAATTGATGCCCAGTTTTCAATTGAAGAAGAAAAATTAGCTTTTCCCATTAACGAAGAACTTGATGAGAAAGATTATCTAGTTATTTATACGAAGCCTCATCCCAAAATTGTAGCTGTCTTAGAAGAATATACTAGTGTATTAGAAATGTATAAACATCACTTACCAGAGAGTTTGTAG
- a CDS encoding single-stranded DNA-binding protein — MADINQVVLSGRLTSEPQLHYINRNNEKVAVCNFSTASEDPHGRTSFISIIVWRQYGEAAANYLESGQDVTIVGKLYSRKDPKSSRTFIEVHASEIKYGNKPGVNHE, encoded by the coding sequence ATGGCTGACATTAATCAAGTAGTCCTATCGGGTAGGTTAACTTCCGAGCCGCAGCTCCACTACATTAATCGGAATAACGAAAAAGTAGCCGTATGTAATTTTTCAACCGCTTCAGAAGATCCACATGGCCGAACTTCTTTTATTAGCATCATTGTATGGCGTCAATATGGCGAGGCTGCAGCCAACTATCTTGAGAGTGGGCAGGATGTAACAATAGTAGGTAAATTGTATAGTCGCAAAGATCCAAAGTCATCTAGAACATTTATAGAGGTTCATGCTAGTGAGATAAAATATGGGAATAAACCAGGTGTTAATCATGAATGA
- a CDS encoding S8 family peptidase, protein MKKIGMLCIVFILLFTLFPGVSVSVTANSNEKVIVLFKDKVDKRLIEQARGTVNREYKSLPALSISIPSIAIKGLQNNPNVVAIELDHQNFSTDGQTQDWGISRVSAPDAWQSGLTGSGVKIAVLDTGISNHEDLVISGGASFTSYTTSFSDDNGHGTHVARIIGAKDNHYGTVGIGHDSHIYAVKVMDQNGDGYLSDVIAGIDWSITNHMDIINLSLGTTQHSSTLKQIVDKAYSQGILVVAVAGNNGTSEGSGDTVNYPAKYDSVVAVSATDSSDKRSSFSATGSTVEVSAPGVGILSTYPGNRYARMNGTSMAAPYVAGNLALLKEQNLQLNAFALRKLLQENVIDLGPEGKDDWFGFGLIQSPVNKDKQEPTAVPEQDANENLSPLKLLKMLKMLNTIELGNTLIWPNHRSTL, encoded by the coding sequence ATGAAAAAAATTGGCATGCTCTGTATAGTATTTATCCTATTGTTTACTCTGTTCCCAGGAGTAAGTGTAAGTGTCACTGCAAACTCTAACGAAAAGGTTATTGTCCTTTTTAAGGACAAGGTAGATAAGAGACTGATAGAACAAGCGAGAGGTACAGTTAATAGAGAATATAAAAGCTTGCCAGCGTTATCCATTAGTATCCCCTCAATAGCTATTAAAGGATTACAAAACAATCCTAACGTTGTAGCAATTGAACTAGACCATCAAAATTTTTCAACAGACGGTCAAACCCAGGATTGGGGCATTTCTCGTGTGAGCGCTCCTGATGCCTGGCAAAGTGGACTTACTGGGAGCGGAGTTAAGATCGCTGTACTTGATACAGGTATCAGTAACCATGAAGATCTCGTTATTAGTGGTGGGGCATCTTTCACCTCATATACAACCTCATTTTCAGATGATAACGGTCATGGTACCCATGTAGCTAGGATTATTGGAGCAAAGGATAATCATTATGGCACTGTTGGAATTGGACATGACTCTCATATCTATGCAGTAAAAGTGATGGATCAAAATGGAGATGGCTATTTATCGGATGTTATTGCTGGAATTGATTGGTCTATTACAAATCACATGGATATTATTAATTTAAGTCTTGGTACCACTCAACATTCATCTACTCTAAAACAAATCGTCGATAAGGCATACAGTCAAGGAATATTAGTTGTTGCTGTAGCGGGGAATAATGGAACAAGTGAGGGTTCCGGAGATACAGTTAACTATCCTGCAAAATATGATTCTGTAGTTGCTGTATCAGCGACCGATTCTAGTGATAAAAGATCTAGCTTTTCTGCGACAGGGAGTACAGTAGAGGTTTCGGCACCAGGAGTGGGCATATTAAGTACCTATCCTGGTAATAGATACGCCAGAATGAATGGAACAAGTATGGCGGCACCCTATGTAGCAGGAAATTTAGCTTTACTAAAGGAACAGAACTTACAATTAAATGCTTTTGCATTACGAAAATTATTACAGGAAAACGTAATTGATCTGGGACCAGAAGGAAAAGATGATTGGTTTGGCTTTGGGCTTATTCAATCACCAGTTAATAAAGATAAACAGGAGCCTACAGCCGTACCCGAACAAGACGCCAATGAAAATTTGAGTCCGTTAAAGCTACTAAAGATGTTGAAAATGCTGAATACTATAGAACTTGGGAATACGTTAATATGGCCCAATCATCGATCGACACTTTAG
- a CDS encoding MG2 domain-containing protein, which produces MAQSSIDTLGNGKSIRVDKQNLQARLDVVKTELQSKVSEDTQPIPTESPVDEEAVEGVQSVTSVVTDKLRYLAGETVTITVKVTDDNGRALQGANVDLFITPPRGKGLFVQGKTDQTGTVIAIWSTKRNDAKGTYLVKAVATVADYKSSRANIYIEIR; this is translated from the coding sequence ATGGCCCAATCATCGATCGACACTTTAGGTAATGGTAAATCCATAAGGGTGGATAAACAAAATCTTCAAGCTCGTCTTGATGTAGTGAAAACTGAATTGCAATCAAAAGTGTCAGAGGATACACAACCAATTCCTACTGAGTCACCAGTTGATGAAGAAGCTGTAGAGGGGGTTCAGTCAGTTACAAGTGTAGTCACCGACAAATTAAGATATTTAGCAGGAGAGACGGTTACCATTACAGTGAAAGTAACTGACGATAATGGAAGAGCCCTTCAGGGTGCTAATGTTGATCTATTCATTACCCCACCAAGAGGAAAAGGACTTTTCGTTCAAGGGAAAACAGACCAAACCGGTACTGTAATTGCAATTTGGAGCACCAAACGAAATGATGCTAAAGGAACTTATTTGGTTAAAGCTGTTGCTACAGTTGCGGATTATAAAAGTAGCCGAGCAAATATTTATATTGAAATTAGATAA
- the xerS gene encoding tyrosine recombinase XerS, producing the protein MSSKQHEYYEKRLLDLMDKMPPYIIEYLDSRLDYRSSLTLFNYARDYQEFLNWLISEGISDAKKIKDVSVDTLANLSLQEAQAFFKTMLRRKYLVSKKSEEYKQVQEKTVNRMKSALRSLFKYLTVEAEAENHEPYFHRNVMQKIPVHKVVESRSERAANMTSKIFVDNADADFLHYVQKEYELTLTKGQTRYFKRDKERDFAILSLFLGSGIRLNELSNLKLGDVDFTQRLIRVIRKGNKKDSVTVIPEALEDLEAYLEIRNERYNADSDPNAYVFITKGKNGYSPLSNRAIQKIIAKYTESYDKRMSPHKLRHTYATNLAEQTGDIPLVMTQLGHSSPETSLLYINTSLEKAKKAAEELGRKRKKRPRHFE; encoded by the coding sequence ATGTCTTCTAAACAACATGAATACTACGAAAAAAGATTACTAGACTTAATGGATAAAATGCCCCCTTACATCATTGAATACTTGGATTCTCGCTTAGACTATCGCTCCTCACTTACCCTTTTTAACTATGCTCGTGATTATCAAGAGTTTTTGAATTGGCTGATTAGTGAAGGGATATCCGATGCAAAAAAGATAAAAGATGTGTCAGTGGATACCCTTGCTAACCTCTCCTTACAAGAAGCTCAAGCCTTCTTCAAAACCATGTTGCGAAGAAAATATTTAGTTTCTAAGAAGTCTGAGGAATATAAACAAGTACAGGAAAAGACAGTTAATCGTATGAAATCGGCCCTTAGAAGCCTATTTAAGTATTTAACGGTAGAAGCTGAGGCTGAAAATCATGAACCCTACTTTCATCGGAATGTCATGCAAAAGATTCCTGTTCATAAAGTCGTAGAGTCACGTAGTGAACGTGCTGCTAATATGACAAGTAAAATATTTGTAGATAACGCGGACGCTGACTTTTTACATTATGTCCAGAAGGAATATGAACTAACGCTTACGAAGGGTCAAACACGTTATTTCAAAAGAGATAAAGAGCGTGATTTTGCTATCCTCTCTTTATTTTTAGGATCAGGCATTCGCTTAAATGAGTTATCTAATCTTAAACTGGGCGATGTAGACTTTACTCAAAGGCTCATACGAGTCATACGCAAGGGAAATAAGAAAGATTCGGTGACCGTTATACCAGAAGCCTTAGAAGATTTAGAAGCTTACTTAGAGATCCGGAATGAACGGTATAACGCAGATAGTGATCCAAATGCTTATGTATTTATTACTAAAGGGAAAAATGGCTATTCCCCTCTCTCTAATCGAGCGATCCAAAAAATAATTGCTAAGTATACTGAATCCTATGATAAGCGTATGTCCCCTCATAAACTAAGACACACGTATGCTACCAATCTTGCAGAACAAACGGGCGATATCCCCTTAGTTATGACACAACTCGGGCATTCGTCACCAGAAACGTCCCTTCTCTATATCAATACGAGTTTAGAGAAAGCTAAGAAGGCCGCAGAAGAATTGGGGCGAAAAAGAAAAAAAAGACCTCGCCATTTTGAATGA
- a CDS encoding tyrosine-type recombinase/integrase has product MFVNATLTKPIRRQKVNEQFNVYSMQLGFYITPHVLRHTFAAHLAQRGMPLCAIKKLLGHDRMDTTQIYARLYGEAQKEMYDEWM; this is encoded by the coding sequence GTGTTTGTAAATGCTACTTTGACAAAGCCTATCCGCAGACAAAAGGTAAATGAACAGTTTAATGTGTATTCAATGCAACTAGGATTTTATATTACTCCTCATGTCTTAAGACACACCTTTGCGGCCCACTTGGCTCAACGAGGAATGCCGCTTTGTGCCATTAAGAAATTATTAGGTCATGACCGCATGGATACCACGCAAATCTATGCTCGATTATACGGGGAAGCCCAAAAAGAAATGTATGATGAATGGATGTAA
- a CDS encoding tyrosine-type recombinase/integrase codes for MFVEGNIPERAIVEVLFATGIRISELAKMKVSDINWDETCIRIPDGKGNKGRIVPFTHECAEHLKAYLDWRTDELPCVCKCYFDKAYPQTKGK; via the coding sequence GTGTTCGTAGAAGGAAACATACCCGAAAGAGCAATTGTTGAAGTATTATTTGCTACGGGAATAAGAATCAGTGAACTGGCTAAAATGAAGGTATCGGATATTAATTGGGATGAAACATGTATACGAATTCCTGATGGTAAAGGAAACAAAGGACGGATTGTACCATTTACGCATGAATGTGCAGAACATTTAAAGGCATATTTAGACTGGCGGACAGACGAATTGCCTTGTGTTTGTAAATGCTACTTTGACAAAGCCTATCCGCAGACAAAAGGTAAATGA
- a CDS encoding DUF6615 family protein, producing MDTCSIVKTYCLNYIVKRMDYIKNKGRYSEESITDEIIYQIKVNNPSDTMILHAPNESKTGADIEWWLLDRRTKKAIILRLQAKKLSSKGDYHGINRYVGSSTSRQIDRLISRSIKDRAIPLYCFYNFITPAASAKNSWTYSDAMKVKSAIPQKAPAHVKIPETNIKPMNNILDLICSNPSIKAISNNVIKPFIENEEKSNIIRYKRYSNKHHNRVLDLNDFIHEEKELDKVISAYSGQNNNYQIEAKHLLITSLSGDIYKPIVDNLKINKKGIEKG from the coding sequence ATGGATACTTGTTCTATTGTAAAGACTTATTGTTTGAATTATATAGTAAAAAGAATGGACTATATTAAAAATAAAGGGAGGTATAGTGAAGAATCGATTACTGATGAGATAATCTATCAGATTAAAGTTAATAACCCATCGGACACAATGATTTTGCATGCGCCAAACGAAAGTAAAACAGGAGCAGATATAGAATGGTGGCTTTTGGATAGAAGAACCAAAAAAGCTATCATCCTTCGATTGCAGGCTAAAAAGTTATCAAGTAAAGGGGATTATCATGGAATTAATAGATATGTAGGTTCTAGTACTTCAAGACAAATTGATCGTTTAATTAGTAGGTCAATTAAGGACCGTGCAATACCCTTATATTGTTTCTACAATTTCATAACTCCTGCTGCATCTGCTAAAAATAGCTGGACTTACTCTGATGCAATGAAAGTTAAGAGTGCAATTCCCCAAAAGGCACCAGCGCATGTTAAGATTCCTGAAACTAATATCAAACCCATGAATAATATATTGGATCTTATATGTTCGAATCCTTCAATAAAAGCAATTAGTAATAATGTCATAAAACCATTCATTGAGAATGAGGAAAAATCAAATATAATAAGATATAAAAGATACAGTAATAAACATCACAATAGGGTGTTAGACCTTAATGATTTTATTCATGAAGAAAAAGAGTTAGACAAAGTAATTTCTGCATACAGTGGGCAAAATAACAATTATCAAATTGAAGCTAAGCACCTTCTTATAACAAGTTTATCAGGTGATATATACAAGCCGATTGTTGATAACCTAAAAATAAATAAAAAAGGCATTGAGAAGGGGTAG
- a CDS encoding AAA family ATPase: MRNILIFKGPNSRFEEIIKAHNENVLSLYEILESRKKDEDGSTKVGLKDYYESIIIDSTDFSSLSETGEKLINHMLTTFVYHFDIKHIFIQNPTETIEKKIKIMAKNNSEYNLEIIQHTYPMITKESLLNIYQNYSGTVIGQEKVKEEMLNVLYTIYKKRNKGEPLVLMFFGPSGVGKTESAKYFSEVLGGNKIFRVQMSMFQNSKSLDYLFGEEHNAKSFALDLLERESNVILLDEFDKTFDTVYSAFYQMFDEGVFRDRNYNVNLEDAIIICTSNYSDLTTIRRTIGDPLYFRFNKHIEFDELKKESVIKIIKLIYDNILEELDDSEKDIVVKARLIDYILSNVDTFMKQSPNYRRIKNFVGDLINSLLVKELIDDIEQ, from the coding sequence ATGAGAAATATACTAATTTTTAAAGGCCCCAATAGTAGGTTTGAAGAGATTATAAAAGCACATAATGAAAATGTTCTTAGTCTTTATGAGATTCTTGAATCCAGAAAAAAAGATGAAGATGGTAGTACTAAAGTTGGTTTAAAAGATTATTATGAATCGATTATTATAGACTCGACAGATTTCTCTTCCTTGTCTGAAACTGGTGAAAAACTCATTAACCATATGTTAACAACTTTTGTGTATCATTTTGATATAAAACATATTTTTATACAAAACCCTACGGAAACAATTGAAAAGAAAATTAAAATAATGGCTAAAAATAATAGCGAGTATAATTTGGAAATTATTCAACATACATATCCTATGATTACAAAGGAATCTTTATTAAATATTTATCAAAATTATTCCGGAACCGTTATTGGTCAAGAAAAAGTTAAGGAAGAGATGTTGAATGTTTTATATACTATATATAAGAAACGCAATAAAGGGGAACCTTTAGTCTTGATGTTTTTTGGTCCTTCTGGGGTGGGAAAAACTGAATCAGCAAAGTACTTCAGTGAGGTTTTAGGTGGAAATAAAATTTTTAGGGTACAAATGTCTATGTTTCAAAATAGCAAATCTCTAGACTATTTATTTGGTGAAGAACATAATGCGAAAAGCTTTGCTCTAGATTTATTGGAGCGGGAATCAAATGTTATTTTATTGGACGAATTCGATAAAACATTTGATACAGTGTATTCTGCTTTCTACCAGATGTTTGATGAAGGTGTGTTTAGAGATAGAAATTACAACGTAAATTTAGAAGATGCAATTATAATATGTACATCTAACTATAGTGATCTAACAACCATAAGAAGAACTATAGGTGATCCACTTTATTTTAGGTTTAACAAGCATATTGAATTTGATGAGCTGAAAAAAGAAAGTGTAATTAAGATTATAAAACTTATTTATGATAATATTTTAGAGGAATTAGATGACTCTGAAAAAGATATTGTCGTTAAGGCGAGATTGATAGATTATATATTGAGTAATGTAGATACATTTATGAAGCAATCGCCAAATTACAGGCGGATTAAGAATTTCGTTGGAGATTTAATTAACTCGTTATTGGTCAAAGAACTTATAGATGACATAGAACAGTGA
- a CDS encoding DUF6414 family protein, whose product MLKVVYFDEGSALDFISIKNGGNLIEETVKEKRTGGNFQGEAGAGVKAGQGIRRLLDTLLVDVDGKVGLDGSIFREKTNLVQSSISNTILTDFIQTVNRQRRKEKEIERLEGYEVKIVEDSIAYFQRISPYLLFTEGNVDLGDGINMNISKMQDALKIGKGYYELLAINNDGQEVITRFNNAVFRNNYSVSDLDQMNLVFYGIKVGKLKKDLLNFKKLMEIYSKANIDELEALKRKFQQKDKQKVDTSNNLDVYDIILAGVE is encoded by the coding sequence TTGTTAAAAGTAGTTTATTTTGATGAAGGGTCTGCACTCGATTTCATTTCGATAAAAAATGGAGGGAACTTAATAGAAGAAACAGTTAAAGAAAAGAGAACCGGTGGTAATTTTCAAGGAGAAGCAGGAGCAGGTGTAAAAGCGGGACAGGGGATTAGGAGATTACTAGATACATTATTAGTTGATGTAGATGGAAAAGTAGGACTTGATGGAAGTATATTTAGAGAAAAAACGAACTTAGTTCAATCAAGTATATCTAATACAATATTGACTGATTTTATACAAACTGTAAATAGACAAAGAAGAAAAGAGAAGGAAATTGAAAGACTAGAGGGCTATGAAGTAAAAATTGTTGAGGATTCAATAGCTTATTTTCAAAGAATATCCCCTTATTTATTATTTACAGAAGGAAATGTAGATTTAGGGGACGGAATTAATATGAATATTAGTAAAATGCAAGATGCGCTGAAAATAGGAAAAGGATACTATGAATTACTTGCTATAAATAATGATGGACAGGAAGTTATTACCCGGTTTAATAATGCTGTATTCAGAAATAACTATTCTGTTTCGGATTTAGATCAAATGAACTTAGTCTTTTATGGGATAAAGGTAGGGAAATTAAAAAAAGATCTGTTGAACTTTAAAAAACTAATGGAAATATACTCTAAAGCTAATATAGATGAATTAGAAGCTTTAAAAAGAAAATTTCAACAAAAAGATAAGCAAAAAGTTGATACAAGTAATAATCTTGATGTTTATGATATTATACTTGCTGGGGTAGAGTGA
- a CDS encoding nuclease-related domain-containing protein — protein MFRFFSLLKRGKDPIQTKEKHSKKEAPASKPKRNNEQISKRKGELGEYKIDIQLYQLPKDFRFLSDLLVENPKAKSGYSQVDHVVITPYGMIVIETKNYQGTIYGGKGRKTWLVNGKFKMMNPFLQNYGHIQALKAAIDKKYHEHFVSMVSFTKRCTFKVDLEYRKIASDELIVYDIELSEFIQRKVSVLKLEHKEPLLSESDIGTIYDTFFNANITDPKLRQHHEQSFKDEKTEKDPRKQSQCVTCKKVVSEKVKSFCLNNKKFEGKVYCYEHQKIFK, from the coding sequence ATGTTTAGATTTTTTAGTTTGTTAAAGAGGGGTAAAGATCCAATACAAACCAAAGAAAAGCATTCGAAAAAAGAAGCACCAGCTTCAAAACCAAAGAGAAATAATGAACAAATATCAAAAAGAAAAGGAGAATTAGGAGAGTACAAGATTGATATTCAACTGTATCAGTTGCCAAAGGATTTCCGGTTTCTTAGTGATCTACTTGTCGAAAATCCCAAAGCGAAATCCGGGTACTCCCAGGTGGACCATGTAGTTATCACACCCTACGGAATGATCGTCATTGAAACCAAAAACTATCAAGGAACGATCTACGGTGGCAAAGGGAGAAAAACATGGTTAGTTAACGGGAAGTTTAAAATGATGAACCCTTTTTTACAGAATTACGGACATATCCAAGCGCTTAAAGCTGCCATTGACAAAAAGTATCATGAACATTTTGTATCTATGGTGTCTTTTACAAAGCGATGCACGTTTAAGGTTGATTTAGAGTATCGTAAAATAGCATCTGATGAGCTCATTGTGTATGATATTGAGTTGTCTGAATTTATACAAAGAAAAGTATCAGTCTTGAAGTTGGAACACAAAGAACCATTACTTAGTGAATCGGATATTGGAACGATTTATGATACATTTTTCAATGCAAATATTACCGATCCTAAGCTTAGGCAACATCATGAGCAATCCTTTAAAGATGAGAAAACAGAAAAGGATCCAAGAAAACAGTCTCAATGTGTGACTTGTAAAAAAGTTGTTTCTGAGAAAGTAAAGTCCTTTTGTTTAAACAATAAAAAGTTTGAAGGTAAAGTCTATTGCTATGAACACCAAAAAATATTCAAGTAA
- a CDS encoding pentapeptide repeat-containing protein, whose amino-acid sequence MKIDAPKIPEELTERKFTDVFYEEDPEFEMCIVTDSEFVNEALERLRLYKTVIKNCNFKDTDFSRIDLNDVRFENCNLSNANLGNASMNRVEFLNCKLLGSSLTESYIGNTRFRESILSMVTFGNSKLEKVIFDNAELQSADLFDCKLKKVEFLSCNIDGASFEETPLKGIDISSSNFDSLIVSIENLKGCIVSSTQAIQFASLIGLKIRQ is encoded by the coding sequence GTGAAGATTGACGCACCCAAGATCCCTGAAGAGCTAACGGAGAGAAAATTTACAGATGTTTTTTACGAAGAAGATCCAGAATTTGAAATGTGTATAGTTACCGATTCAGAGTTTGTCAATGAAGCACTTGAACGATTGCGACTATATAAAACAGTGATTAAGAATTGTAATTTCAAAGATACGGATTTTAGTCGAATTGATCTTAACGATGTGCGCTTTGAAAATTGTAATTTATCTAATGCTAATTTGGGTAATGCCTCCATGAATCGCGTTGAGTTTCTTAATTGTAAGTTACTTGGAAGCAGTTTAACAGAGTCTTATATCGGTAATACTAGATTTAGGGAATCAATTCTTAGTATGGTTACGTTTGGTAACTCAAAACTTGAAAAGGTAATTTTTGATAATGCTGAGTTACAAAGCGCTGACCTTTTTGACTGTAAGCTTAAAAAAGTAGAATTTCTTTCATGTAACATTGATGGTGCGAGCTTTGAAGAGACACCATTAAAAGGAATTGATATAAGCTCTTCTAATTTTGATTCTTTAATTGTTTCAATAGAGAACTTAAAAGGGTGTATAGTATCATCGACTCAAGCGATTCAATTTGCTTCGTTAATAGGTCTAAAAATCCGACAGTGA
- a CDS encoding ParM/StbA family protein codes for MIVMNMNVANDNGNNEQAVKVNDNLYRQPNTYAMPERPSFEDNSEPETLIPNLLNELEVDIQSDSIDFGGLYFIGRKAIKSKYTAHSMSVDSEKKYESDLPIINTLGLLAGIAVQNAYKESKQLSKEISLNVDMATALPVNQWNRETASLFAKRFMDGLHTVIVYVGHLKVRVSVTFTYVKVIPEGTPVLFNLIEDQDGNYRNDSIFDEFKKEYDLNVDGEYFQDKRIKHVDIGDGTSDTPLTIGYEYDRDFVNGIPTGIGHSINKAIDLFKNEVSDMNISRQQFIDYIKDHKHPYHEKAVRLIKQSMRSEVKSIHDHIVDELKKASNEVDIICVYGGGSILMKDQLYKPLKKLCDRPDVPARLLWVPEQFAPLMNVEGLNIFLKTVLPQLKEKELASK; via the coding sequence ATGATCGTCATGAATATGAATGTAGCAAACGATAACGGAAATAATGAACAGGCTGTTAAAGTGAATGACAACTTATATAGGCAGCCTAATACATACGCGATGCCAGAAAGACCATCATTTGAAGATAATAGTGAGCCTGAGACGCTGATTCCAAATCTTTTAAATGAATTAGAAGTTGATATCCAGTCAGATAGTATTGATTTTGGAGGATTGTACTTCATAGGGCGAAAAGCCATTAAAAGTAAGTACACAGCGCACTCTATGAGTGTAGATAGTGAGAAAAAATATGAAAGTGATTTACCGATTATCAATACATTAGGATTACTAGCTGGTATTGCGGTACAGAATGCATATAAAGAGTCAAAGCAATTATCTAAAGAGATAAGTTTAAATGTCGATATGGCTACAGCATTGCCGGTAAATCAATGGAATAGGGAAACCGCTAGTTTATTCGCTAAACGCTTTATGGATGGTCTGCATACAGTAATCGTTTATGTAGGACATCTTAAAGTCCGCGTAAGCGTGACATTTACTTACGTAAAAGTAATTCCAGAGGGGACTCCAGTTCTATTCAATCTTATTGAGGATCAGGATGGTAATTATAGAAATGACTCGATTTTTGATGAGTTTAAAAAAGAATATGACTTAAATGTTGATGGTGAGTACTTCCAAGACAAAAGGATTAAACATGTTGACATAGGGGATGGAACGAGTGATACACCGCTAACAATTGGCTATGAATACGATAGGGATTTCGTGAATGGGATTCCTACAGGTATTGGTCATTCAATTAATAAAGCTATCGATCTTTTTAAAAACGAAGTATCAGATATGAATATCTCACGCCAGCAATTCATTGATTACATCAAGGATCATAAGCATCCATACCATGAAAAAGCTGTTAGATTGATCAAACAATCAATGCGCTCTGAGGTGAAATCGATCCATGATCACATTGTTGATGAGTTAAAAAAAGCTTCCAATGAAGTAGATATCATTTGCGTATATGGAGGCGGTTCTATTCTTATGAAAGACCAACTCTATAAACCACTTAAAAAACTATGTGACCGTCCGGATGTTCCTGCTAGACTACTATGGGTTCCAGAGCAATTTGCACCGCTAATGAACGTTGAGGGATTGAATATTTTCTTGAAAACAGTATTGCCGCAACTAAAAGAAAAGGAACTTGCATCTAAATAA